In Bubalus kerabau isolate K-KA32 ecotype Philippines breed swamp buffalo chromosome 4, PCC_UOA_SB_1v2, whole genome shotgun sequence, one DNA window encodes the following:
- the ASPSCR1 gene encoding tether containing UBX domain for GLUT4 isoform X1 encodes MAAPAGGGGSAVSVLAPNGRRHTVKVTPSTVLLQVLEDTCRRQDFNPNEYDLKFQRNVLDLSLQWRFANLPNNAKLEMVPISRSREGPENMVRIALQLDDGSRLQDTFCSGQSLWELLCHFAQIRECLERPCVASPVCVYMRDEVTGRAALQSTTLQSLGLTGGSAIIRFSMKQCDPASKQEPGASWSKSPGSPTPSMSADQAASSPLLPLNSAGLSQGDVSRQDEAVSPGASHVDGLGPKPADAQAKQISKEPPPAPFVPFSGGGQRLGGPSGSARPLMSSSAKLPKSFSSPAGPSKPKKSKPGQEPQPEPEPPVDRDPVVCHPDLEVLLQAWPAELPDEFFEVTVDDVRRRLAQLKSERKRLEEAPLVTKAFREAQMKEKLQRYPKVVLRVLFPDRYILQGFFRPSETVGDLRDFVRSHLSNPELPFYLFIAPPKTILDDHTLTLFQANLFPAALVHFGPEEPTGIYLEPRLLEHTVSPSAADVLVARCMSRVAGTPPPPPAPDPAPLDLEPAAEEGAVGPPEPSRGTTQPVRRDLGKVPKWLKLPAGKR; translated from the exons ATGGCGGCCCCGGCAGGCGGCGGGGGCTCCGCGGTGTCGGTGCTGGCCCCGAACGGGCGGCGCCACACGGTGAAGGTGACGCCGAGCACTGTGCTGCTGCAG GTCCTGGAGGACACGTGCCGTCGGCAGGACTTCAACCCCAACGAGTATGACCTGAA GTTTCAGAGGAATGTGCTTGACCTCTCTCTCCAGTGGCGATTCGCCAACCTGCCCAATAACGCCAAGCTGGAGATGGTGCCCATCTCCCGGAGCCGCGAGGGGCCCGAGAACATG GTGCGCATTGCTCTGCAATTAGACGATGGCTCTAGGTTGCAAGACACTTTCTGCTCAGGCCAGTCGCTCTGGGAGCTTCTCTGCCACTTTGCCCAGATCAG GGAGTGTCTGGAGCGGCCGTGTGTGGCCAGCCCGGTCTGCGTGTACATGAGGGATGAG GTGACCGGCAGAGCCGCCTTGCAGAGCACAACGCTACAGTCGCTGGGCCTTACTGGGGGCAGTGCGATCATCAG GTTTTCTATGAAGCAATGTGACCCTGCCAGCAAACAGGAGCCTGGGGCCTCCTGGAGCAAAAGCCCAGGAAGCCCGACCCCCTCCATGTCGGCTGACCAGGCAGCCAGCAGCCCTCTGCTCCCGCTGAATTCGGCGGGGCTCAGCCAGGGCGATGTGAGCCGTCAGGATGAGGCAGTGAGCCCGGGCGCCAGCCACGTGGATGGCCTGGGCCCGAAACCAGCGGATGCTCAGGCGAAGCAGATCTCGAAGGAGCCCCCACCTGCCCCTTTTGTTCCTTTCTCTGGTGGGGGACAGCGACTGGGGGGCCCCTCTGGGTCTGCCAGGCCTCTGATGTCATCTTCAGCCAAACTGCCAAAGTCCTTCTCCAGCCCTGCAGGCCCCTCCAAGCCGAAGAAGTCGAAGCCTGGCCAAGAGCCCCAGCCAGAGCCGGAGCCG CCGGTGGACCGAGACCCCGTGGTGTGCCACCCGGACCTGGAGGTGCTGCTGCAGGCCTGGCCTGCGGAGCTGCCTGATGAGTTCTTTGAGGTGACCGTGGACGATGTCAGAAGACGCTTGGCCCAACTCAAGAGTGAGCG gaagCGCCTAGAAGAAGCGCCCTTGGTGACCAAGGCCTTCAGGGAGGCTCAGATGAAAGAGAAGCTGCAGCGCTATCCTAAG GTGGTCCTGAGGGTCCTGTTTCCTGACCGCTACATCCTGCAGGGCTTCTTCCGCCCCAGCGAGACCG TGGGGGACTTGCGGGACTTCGTGAGGAGCCACCTGAGCAACCCCGAGCTGCCGTTCTACCTGT TCATCGCTCCTCCAAAAACCATCCTGGACGACCACACGCTGACCCTCTTTCAG GCGAACCTCTTCCCCGCTGCCCTTGTGCACTTTGGACCTGAGGAGCCGACAG GCATCTACCTGGAGCCCAGGCTGCTGGAACACACCGTCTCCCCGTCTGCAGCCGACGTGCTCGTGGCCAG GTGCATGTCCAGGGTGGCGGGAACCCCGCCCCCACCGCCAGCCCCTGACCCTGCACCCCTTGACTTGGAGCCAGCTGCTGAGGAAGGGGCAGTGGGGCCCCCTGAGCCCAGCCGGGGGACAACCCAGCCTGTGAGGAGGGATCTGGGCAAAGTGCCCAAGTGGTTGAAGCTGCCAG CCGGGAAGAGGTGA
- the ASPSCR1 gene encoding tether containing UBX domain for GLUT4 isoform X3 yields MAAPAGGGGSAVSVLAPNGRRHTVKVLEDTCRRQDFNPNEYDLKFQRNVLDLSLQWRFANLPNNAKLEMVPISRSREGPENMVRIALQLDDGSRLQDTFCSGQSLWELLCHFAQIRECLERPCVASPVCVYMRDEVTGRAALQSTTLQSLGLTGGSAIIRFSMKQCDPASKQEPGASWSKSPGSPTPSMSADQAASSPLLPLNSAGLSQGDVSRQDEAVSPGASHVDGLGPKPADAQAKQISKEPPPAPFVPFSGGGQRLGGPSGSARPLMSSSAKLPKSFSSPAGPSKPKKSKPGQEPQPEPEPPVDRDPVVCHPDLEVLLQAWPAELPDEFFEVTVDDVRRRLAQLKSERKRLEEAPLVTKAFREAQMKEKLQRYPKVVLRVLFPDRYILQGFFRPSETVGDLRDFVRSHLSNPELPFYLFIAPPKTILDDHTLTLFQANLFPAALVHFGPEEPTGIYLEPRLLEHTVSPSAADVLVARCMSRVAGTPPPPPAPDPAPLDLEPAAEEGAVGPPEPSRGTTQPVRRDLGKVPKWLKLPAGKR; encoded by the exons ATGGCGGCCCCGGCAGGCGGCGGGGGCTCCGCGGTGTCGGTGCTGGCCCCGAACGGGCGGCGCCACACGGTGAAG GTCCTGGAGGACACGTGCCGTCGGCAGGACTTCAACCCCAACGAGTATGACCTGAA GTTTCAGAGGAATGTGCTTGACCTCTCTCTCCAGTGGCGATTCGCCAACCTGCCCAATAACGCCAAGCTGGAGATGGTGCCCATCTCCCGGAGCCGCGAGGGGCCCGAGAACATG GTGCGCATTGCTCTGCAATTAGACGATGGCTCTAGGTTGCAAGACACTTTCTGCTCAGGCCAGTCGCTCTGGGAGCTTCTCTGCCACTTTGCCCAGATCAG GGAGTGTCTGGAGCGGCCGTGTGTGGCCAGCCCGGTCTGCGTGTACATGAGGGATGAG GTGACCGGCAGAGCCGCCTTGCAGAGCACAACGCTACAGTCGCTGGGCCTTACTGGGGGCAGTGCGATCATCAG GTTTTCTATGAAGCAATGTGACCCTGCCAGCAAACAGGAGCCTGGGGCCTCCTGGAGCAAAAGCCCAGGAAGCCCGACCCCCTCCATGTCGGCTGACCAGGCAGCCAGCAGCCCTCTGCTCCCGCTGAATTCGGCGGGGCTCAGCCAGGGCGATGTGAGCCGTCAGGATGAGGCAGTGAGCCCGGGCGCCAGCCACGTGGATGGCCTGGGCCCGAAACCAGCGGATGCTCAGGCGAAGCAGATCTCGAAGGAGCCCCCACCTGCCCCTTTTGTTCCTTTCTCTGGTGGGGGACAGCGACTGGGGGGCCCCTCTGGGTCTGCCAGGCCTCTGATGTCATCTTCAGCCAAACTGCCAAAGTCCTTCTCCAGCCCTGCAGGCCCCTCCAAGCCGAAGAAGTCGAAGCCTGGCCAAGAGCCCCAGCCAGAGCCGGAGCCG CCGGTGGACCGAGACCCCGTGGTGTGCCACCCGGACCTGGAGGTGCTGCTGCAGGCCTGGCCTGCGGAGCTGCCTGATGAGTTCTTTGAGGTGACCGTGGACGATGTCAGAAGACGCTTGGCCCAACTCAAGAGTGAGCG gaagCGCCTAGAAGAAGCGCCCTTGGTGACCAAGGCCTTCAGGGAGGCTCAGATGAAAGAGAAGCTGCAGCGCTATCCTAAG GTGGTCCTGAGGGTCCTGTTTCCTGACCGCTACATCCTGCAGGGCTTCTTCCGCCCCAGCGAGACCG TGGGGGACTTGCGGGACTTCGTGAGGAGCCACCTGAGCAACCCCGAGCTGCCGTTCTACCTGT TCATCGCTCCTCCAAAAACCATCCTGGACGACCACACGCTGACCCTCTTTCAG GCGAACCTCTTCCCCGCTGCCCTTGTGCACTTTGGACCTGAGGAGCCGACAG GCATCTACCTGGAGCCCAGGCTGCTGGAACACACCGTCTCCCCGTCTGCAGCCGACGTGCTCGTGGCCAG GTGCATGTCCAGGGTGGCGGGAACCCCGCCCCCACCGCCAGCCCCTGACCCTGCACCCCTTGACTTGGAGCCAGCTGCTGAGGAAGGGGCAGTGGGGCCCCCTGAGCCCAGCCGGGGGACAACCCAGCCTGTGAGGAGGGATCTGGGCAAAGTGCCCAAGTGGTTGAAGCTGCCAG CCGGGAAGAGGTGA
- the ASPSCR1 gene encoding tether containing UBX domain for GLUT4 isoform X2 has translation MSSLLGHPPARCAVAACAESLTALNPVLEDTCRRQDFNPNEYDLKFQRNVLDLSLQWRFANLPNNAKLEMVPISRSREGPENMVRIALQLDDGSRLQDTFCSGQSLWELLCHFAQIRECLERPCVASPVCVYMRDEVTGRAALQSTTLQSLGLTGGSAIIRFSMKQCDPASKQEPGASWSKSPGSPTPSMSADQAASSPLLPLNSAGLSQGDVSRQDEAVSPGASHVDGLGPKPADAQAKQISKEPPPAPFVPFSGGGQRLGGPSGSARPLMSSSAKLPKSFSSPAGPSKPKKSKPGQEPQPEPEPPVDRDPVVCHPDLEVLLQAWPAELPDEFFEVTVDDVRRRLAQLKSERKRLEEAPLVTKAFREAQMKEKLQRYPKVVLRVLFPDRYILQGFFRPSETVGDLRDFVRSHLSNPELPFYLFIAPPKTILDDHTLTLFQANLFPAALVHFGPEEPTGIYLEPRLLEHTVSPSAADVLVARCMSRVAGTPPPPPAPDPAPLDLEPAAEEGAVGPPEPSRGTTQPVRRDLGKVPKWLKLPAGKR, from the exons aTGTCTTCACTCTTGGGTCACCCTCCGGCTCGGTGCGCTGTGGCGGCGTGTGCTGAGTCACTTACTGCCCTTAACCCG GTCCTGGAGGACACGTGCCGTCGGCAGGACTTCAACCCCAACGAGTATGACCTGAA GTTTCAGAGGAATGTGCTTGACCTCTCTCTCCAGTGGCGATTCGCCAACCTGCCCAATAACGCCAAGCTGGAGATGGTGCCCATCTCCCGGAGCCGCGAGGGGCCCGAGAACATG GTGCGCATTGCTCTGCAATTAGACGATGGCTCTAGGTTGCAAGACACTTTCTGCTCAGGCCAGTCGCTCTGGGAGCTTCTCTGCCACTTTGCCCAGATCAG GGAGTGTCTGGAGCGGCCGTGTGTGGCCAGCCCGGTCTGCGTGTACATGAGGGATGAG GTGACCGGCAGAGCCGCCTTGCAGAGCACAACGCTACAGTCGCTGGGCCTTACTGGGGGCAGTGCGATCATCAG GTTTTCTATGAAGCAATGTGACCCTGCCAGCAAACAGGAGCCTGGGGCCTCCTGGAGCAAAAGCCCAGGAAGCCCGACCCCCTCCATGTCGGCTGACCAGGCAGCCAGCAGCCCTCTGCTCCCGCTGAATTCGGCGGGGCTCAGCCAGGGCGATGTGAGCCGTCAGGATGAGGCAGTGAGCCCGGGCGCCAGCCACGTGGATGGCCTGGGCCCGAAACCAGCGGATGCTCAGGCGAAGCAGATCTCGAAGGAGCCCCCACCTGCCCCTTTTGTTCCTTTCTCTGGTGGGGGACAGCGACTGGGGGGCCCCTCTGGGTCTGCCAGGCCTCTGATGTCATCTTCAGCCAAACTGCCAAAGTCCTTCTCCAGCCCTGCAGGCCCCTCCAAGCCGAAGAAGTCGAAGCCTGGCCAAGAGCCCCAGCCAGAGCCGGAGCCG CCGGTGGACCGAGACCCCGTGGTGTGCCACCCGGACCTGGAGGTGCTGCTGCAGGCCTGGCCTGCGGAGCTGCCTGATGAGTTCTTTGAGGTGACCGTGGACGATGTCAGAAGACGCTTGGCCCAACTCAAGAGTGAGCG gaagCGCCTAGAAGAAGCGCCCTTGGTGACCAAGGCCTTCAGGGAGGCTCAGATGAAAGAGAAGCTGCAGCGCTATCCTAAG GTGGTCCTGAGGGTCCTGTTTCCTGACCGCTACATCCTGCAGGGCTTCTTCCGCCCCAGCGAGACCG TGGGGGACTTGCGGGACTTCGTGAGGAGCCACCTGAGCAACCCCGAGCTGCCGTTCTACCTGT TCATCGCTCCTCCAAAAACCATCCTGGACGACCACACGCTGACCCTCTTTCAG GCGAACCTCTTCCCCGCTGCCCTTGTGCACTTTGGACCTGAGGAGCCGACAG GCATCTACCTGGAGCCCAGGCTGCTGGAACACACCGTCTCCCCGTCTGCAGCCGACGTGCTCGTGGCCAG GTGCATGTCCAGGGTGGCGGGAACCCCGCCCCCACCGCCAGCCCCTGACCCTGCACCCCTTGACTTGGAGCCAGCTGCTGAGGAAGGGGCAGTGGGGCCCCCTGAGCCCAGCCGGGGGACAACCCAGCCTGTGAGGAGGGATCTGGGCAAAGTGCCCAAGTGGTTGAAGCTGCCAG CCGGGAAGAGGTGA
- the ASPSCR1 gene encoding tether containing UBX domain for GLUT4 isoform X4: protein MVPISRSREGPENMVRIALQLDDGSRLQDTFCSGQSLWELLCHFAQIRECLERPCVASPVCVYMRDEVTGRAALQSTTLQSLGLTGGSAIIRFSMKQCDPASKQEPGASWSKSPGSPTPSMSADQAASSPLLPLNSAGLSQGDVSRQDEAVSPGASHVDGLGPKPADAQAKQISKEPPPAPFVPFSGGGQRLGGPSGSARPLMSSSAKLPKSFSSPAGPSKPKKSKPGQEPQPEPEPPVDRDPVVCHPDLEVLLQAWPAELPDEFFEVTVDDVRRRLAQLKSERKRLEEAPLVTKAFREAQMKEKLQRYPKVVLRVLFPDRYILQGFFRPSETVGDLRDFVRSHLSNPELPFYLFIAPPKTILDDHTLTLFQANLFPAALVHFGPEEPTGIYLEPRLLEHTVSPSAADVLVARCMSRVAGTPPPPPAPDPAPLDLEPAAEEGAVGPPEPSRGTTQPVRRDLGKVPKWLKLPAGKR, encoded by the exons ATGGTGCCCATCTCCCGGAGCCGCGAGGGGCCCGAGAACATG GTGCGCATTGCTCTGCAATTAGACGATGGCTCTAGGTTGCAAGACACTTTCTGCTCAGGCCAGTCGCTCTGGGAGCTTCTCTGCCACTTTGCCCAGATCAG GGAGTGTCTGGAGCGGCCGTGTGTGGCCAGCCCGGTCTGCGTGTACATGAGGGATGAG GTGACCGGCAGAGCCGCCTTGCAGAGCACAACGCTACAGTCGCTGGGCCTTACTGGGGGCAGTGCGATCATCAG GTTTTCTATGAAGCAATGTGACCCTGCCAGCAAACAGGAGCCTGGGGCCTCCTGGAGCAAAAGCCCAGGAAGCCCGACCCCCTCCATGTCGGCTGACCAGGCAGCCAGCAGCCCTCTGCTCCCGCTGAATTCGGCGGGGCTCAGCCAGGGCGATGTGAGCCGTCAGGATGAGGCAGTGAGCCCGGGCGCCAGCCACGTGGATGGCCTGGGCCCGAAACCAGCGGATGCTCAGGCGAAGCAGATCTCGAAGGAGCCCCCACCTGCCCCTTTTGTTCCTTTCTCTGGTGGGGGACAGCGACTGGGGGGCCCCTCTGGGTCTGCCAGGCCTCTGATGTCATCTTCAGCCAAACTGCCAAAGTCCTTCTCCAGCCCTGCAGGCCCCTCCAAGCCGAAGAAGTCGAAGCCTGGCCAAGAGCCCCAGCCAGAGCCGGAGCCG CCGGTGGACCGAGACCCCGTGGTGTGCCACCCGGACCTGGAGGTGCTGCTGCAGGCCTGGCCTGCGGAGCTGCCTGATGAGTTCTTTGAGGTGACCGTGGACGATGTCAGAAGACGCTTGGCCCAACTCAAGAGTGAGCG gaagCGCCTAGAAGAAGCGCCCTTGGTGACCAAGGCCTTCAGGGAGGCTCAGATGAAAGAGAAGCTGCAGCGCTATCCTAAG GTGGTCCTGAGGGTCCTGTTTCCTGACCGCTACATCCTGCAGGGCTTCTTCCGCCCCAGCGAGACCG TGGGGGACTTGCGGGACTTCGTGAGGAGCCACCTGAGCAACCCCGAGCTGCCGTTCTACCTGT TCATCGCTCCTCCAAAAACCATCCTGGACGACCACACGCTGACCCTCTTTCAG GCGAACCTCTTCCCCGCTGCCCTTGTGCACTTTGGACCTGAGGAGCCGACAG GCATCTACCTGGAGCCCAGGCTGCTGGAACACACCGTCTCCCCGTCTGCAGCCGACGTGCTCGTGGCCAG GTGCATGTCCAGGGTGGCGGGAACCCCGCCCCCACCGCCAGCCCCTGACCCTGCACCCCTTGACTTGGAGCCAGCTGCTGAGGAAGGGGCAGTGGGGCCCCCTGAGCCCAGCCGGGGGACAACCCAGCCTGTGAGGAGGGATCTGGGCAAAGTGCCCAAGTGGTTGAAGCTGCCAG CCGGGAAGAGGTGA
- the CENPX gene encoding centromere protein X, translating into MEETGAVFRKELVSKLLHLHFKDKKTRVSGDALQLVAELLKIFVVEAAIRSVRQAQAEGLARVDVEQLEKVLPQLLLDF; encoded by the exons ATGGAGGAAACCGGAGCCGTCTTCCGGAAA GAGCTGGTGAGCAAACTGCTGCACTTGCACTTCAAAGACAAGAAGACCAGAG TCAGTGGGGATGCGCTGCAGCTTGTGGCCGAGCTGCTCAAGATCTTCGTTGTAG AAGCGGCCATCCGCAGTGTCCGGCAGGCCCAGGCAGAGGGCCTGGCCCGTGTGGACGTGGAGCAGCTGGAGAAGGTGCTGCCTCAGCTG CTTCTGGACTTCTAG